TTCATATTTGCGGCCGACCATGAAGCCGGTGATATTCTGCAGGAACACGAGCGGGATCTTGCGCTGGCAGCACAGTTCAACAAAATGCGCGCCCTTGAGCGCACTTTCGGAGAAGAGCACACCATTGTTGGCGACAATGCCAACCGGCATCCCGTGGATATGCGCGAAGCCTGTGACGAGCGTCTCACCGTACAGCTTCTTGAACTCGTCGAAATGGCTGCCGTCCACGATCCGGGCGATCACCTCGCGCACGTCATAGGGCTGACGCACATCTTTCGGGATCACGCCGTGCAGGGTGGCGGGGTCATAAAGCGGATCGACGGGCGCCTTGGTGACGACCGGCATTTCCTTGCGGCGATTGAGATTGCCAACGATATGACGCGCAAGGCCGAGCGCGTGGGTATCGTCCTTCGCCAGATGGTCGGCGACACCCGAGACACGGGCGTGTACGTCACCGCCGCCGAGGTCCTCAGCCGATACTACTTCGCCGGTGGCGGCTTTCACAAGCGGCGGGCCACCAAGGAAGATGGTGCCCTGGTTCTGGACGATGATGCTTTCGTCCGCCATCGCGGGCACATAGGCGCCGCCTGCGGTGCAGGAGCCCATGACGACGGCGATCTGCGGGATGCCGGCGCCGGACATGCGCGCCTGATTATAGAAGATGCGGCCGAAATGGTCGCGGTCGGGGAAAACGTCGTCCTGGTTCGGCAGGTTGGCGCCGCCGCTGTCCACGAGATAAACGCAGGGGAGCTTGTTCTCGGCAGCGATCTCCTGCGCCCGCAGGTGCTTCTTCACCGTGATCGGATAATAGGTTCCGCCCTTGACGGTGGCGTCGTTGCACACCACCACACATTCGCGGCCCGCCACGCGCCCGATGCCGGTGATAACACCCGCCGCCGGGATATCCTCGCCGTACATATTGTGCGCAGCAAGCGCCGACAGCTCGAGGAAGGGTGAGCCGGGATCGAGGAGCGTCTGCACCCGTTCGCGCGGCAGCAGTTTGCCGCGAGCCACATGCTTGGCACGGGCAGCTTCGCTGCCGCCTTCGGCAACCTTGGCGGACAGGGACTTCAGGTCATCAACAAGCGCGCCCATGTGGGCGGCATTGGCCTTGAAGCTCTCGGACGCGGGGTCGAGGGTGGATTTCAGCTGGCTCATCGAGCGGGTCTCCCAGGGTCAGGCCCGTTTTTGCTGCGGCTAGGCAGGCTTGTGGCTGGCATCCTATCCGGGGCTCTGCTATTGGTACAGTTGAAAGCAAATATGGTTACGATAGATAGCATCTATGATTGATCTGTATCTTCTGCGCTATTTTCTGGCGGTTGTTGAAACCGGCTCCTTCACGCGGGCGGCAGAGCGCGCCTTTGTCACGCAGCCCACGCTTTCGTCCGGGATCAAGAAGCTTGAAGCCGAGCTTGGCACCACGCTTTTCGACCGCTCGAGCAAGCGGGTTTTCCTGACGGATGCCGGCATCCGCTTCCTGCCGCGCGCCAAGGCGATCCTTCATGAGTGCAATCTGGCGGTGGAGGCCGTGCGGGCGGTGGAGGAAGTGCCGGTGCTGCGGCTGGGGCTTCTCGGCACCCTCGGCAACAGGCAGGTGGAAGCTTTCGTGGCGGGCTACCGGGAGCGTGGCCCCAAGGTGACACTGGAGATTTACGACGGTACCGAGCAGGAACTGTTGAACCGGCTGGATGACCGCAGCCTTGATTATGCAATCTCGATCTGGCGTGGAGATGACGGGCATGGGGCCATTCGCCTGGGCGGTGAGCCCTATGTTTTCATCCTGCCGCGCGACCATAAACTGGCGGAGCGGGAAAAGCTTTCAGCGACCGATCTGGTTGAGGAGCGTATGATTGTGCGCAGCCGCTGCGAGGTTCTCTCTGAGACCAGTCGCTATTTTACGGACCATAATGTGCGGCCCCGGCTGGTTTATCGCACACCAAACGATAGTCGGGCGGTTGCGATGGTGGCGGCGGGTGTCGGGGGGACTGTCGTTCCGTTCAGCCTTGCAGACGAACGGGTCGTCGCAAAACCCCTTGAAGGTTTTGCTTATCGGCGTGATCTGGCTTTGCTTAAACCGCGTTACCAGCCAACTCCTGCCATAGAACGTGTGGCGGGGGTTCTGGAACGTTGGGTTACCGACTTTTGGGGGTAGTCAGGTTTAGGTAAAACGCAAAGGGATCACAGATATGTGATCTCGAAGTTATGCCCTGTACGTATAACGGACGCAGGAAACTGCCTCTGACGGTCGTATATCTACGAGGCTAAAGAATTAGGGACATGGGCGCTGATCGCAGTGCCCGCATTGATTTGGTTATTGGGGGTCGTCTGTATGTCGCGCGCGAAGGTTTATCTGTCCGGTCTGTTGGTCGCCGTTATGGCGGGCAGCGCCTGGCTTCTGCTCTCTGACCCGAAAGGGGGCGAGGGGCAAGGTCGGGGCATGTCGGCCATCACGGTTCGGGCCGTTCCGGCGGAGAAGCGCAAGTTCGCCGATATTGTGGAAGCCATCGGCACAGCGCGTTCGAAAGAATCCGTGGTGCTGATGTCGCGCGTGTCGGAAACGGTCAGCAAAGTGCTTTTCGATGACGGGCAACTGGTTGAGGAAGGCCAGCTTCTGGTGAAGCTGACCGACGACGAGGAAAAGGCCGCAATCGAAGAGGCGGGTGCTTACCTGCGCGAGGCCCAGCAGCAGTATGACCGTATCACCGATCTGGTGCGTCGTGGCAACGCCTCCACCGCGACGCTCGATAATGCCAAGCGCCAGCTTGATGAAGCACAAGCACGGCTTGACGGTGCCAAGGCGCGGCTCAATGACCGCCGCATTGAAGCCCCCTTCGATGGTATCCTTGGCCTGCGGCAGGTCAGCGAAGGTTCGCTGATCACCACCACGACGCCTATCACCACAATCGACCAGATCGATGTGATGAAGGTTGATTTCTCGGTGCCGGAACGCTTCATCGCGGCCCTCAAGCCGGGTCAGAGCGTTGACGCGCGGGTCGAGGCCTATCAGGGCGAAACTTTCAGCGGCAAGGTGACCACGGTCAATAGCCGGGTTGACCCGATCTCGCGCACCATCATTGTGCGCGCGGAGGTCGATAACAAGGACCTGCGCCTGCGTCCCGGCATGCTGATGTCGGTGGAACTGACAAGCCGCACATGGGACGGTCTTGCCGTGCCCGAGGAGGCCGTGGTGCCCACTGCCGGCAAGGATTATGTGTTTGTCGTTGAAAACGGATTGTCGAACCGCAAGGAAGTGATGCTCGGCCTGCGCCGCCCCGGTTACGTGGAGATCACCGGCGGTCTCGGTGAAGGTGACCTCGTGGTGACCGAAGGCACGCTTCGTCTTGGTAATGACGATGTGCCGGTGCGGCTGCTGGGACAGGCGGCAGAAGCAGAAGCTGGCTCGAACACGGTGGAGGCCGCACAATGATCCTCTCCGAAGTTTCGGTCAAAAGGCCGGTTTTCGCCACTGTCATCAGCCTTCTGCTGATGGCGTTCGGCCTTCTGTCATTTTCCAAGATTTCCGTGCGCGAACTGCCGGACGTGGATCCGCCGATCGTTTCGATCAGCACCGATTATCCGGGCGCCAACGCGGCGGTTATCGAAACCCGCGTGACGCAACTTATCGAGAATGCGATTGCCGGTGTGGCCGGGATCAAGCTGATTGAATCGACGAGCCGTGACGGCCAGTCGAACATCGATATCGAGTTCAATCTGGACCGCGATATCGATGCCGCCGCCAACGACGTGCGCGACCGGATCAGCCGTATCCTTGACAACCTGCCCGAAGATACGCAGCCGCCCGAGGTCTCAAAAGCGGATTCGGATACGCGTCCGATCATGTATTTCAACCTGACCAGCCCTTCGATGGATACGTTGCAGCTGACCGACTTTGCCGAGCGCAACATTGTCGACCGGCTTTCGGTCGTCGACGGTGTGGCGGCAATCCGGGTAACCGGGTCCAGCCGCTATGCGATCCGCATCCATCTGTCGCGGCAGGCGATGGCGGCGCGCGGTGTGACCATTGGTGACGTGGAAGCGGCGCTTCGGTCTGAAAACATCGAACTGCCGGCAGGCAAGATCGAATCCGTGCACCGCGACACCATCGTTCGTATCAACCGCGAATATACGCGCCCCGAAGAGTTCAACGAGATCGTCGTGCGTCTGTCGAAAGACAGCGGGCAGGGCGAGTTCGTGCGGCTTGGCGATATCGCCCGGGTGGAGCTTGGCAGCGAGCGCGAGCGTCAGGAATTCCGTGGCAATGGCAACCCGCTTGTCGGCATTGCTGTTGTGAAGCAATCGACCGCCAACACGGTGGCGGTGGCCGAAGGCGTGCGGCAGGAAGTGGAACGTATCCGCCAGACGCTGCCTGAAAGCATGCGGCTGTTGTCATCCTATGATAGCTCGGTCTTTATCGAACGCGCGATTGATGAGGTTTACTTCACCCTCACCATTGCCATGAGCCTCGTGGTGCTGGTGCTGTATCTGTTCCTTGGCAATATCCGTACGGTGATTGTGCCCGCAGTAACTGTGCCTGTGTGCATCATCGCCAGCTTCTGGGCGCTGGCGGCGACCGATGTCAGCATCAACCTTATCACTCTCCTCGGCCTCGTGCTCGCCATCGGCCTTGTGGTCGATGACGCCATTGTGGTGCTGGAGAATATCTATCGCCGGGTGGAAGAGGGCGAGCCGGGCCTTCTGGCTGCCTACAACGGCGCCAAGCAGGTGGGTTTTGCGGTGATCGCAACCACGCTGGTGCTGATTGGTGTGTTTGTACCGATCATGTTCCTGACCGGGAACGTCGGCCGCCTGTTCGGCGAGCTTGCGATTACCATGTCTGCCGCCGTTGGATTCTCCAGTATCGTGGCGCTGACGCTGACCCCGATGATGTGCTCGCTTTTCGTGCGGCGCCGTCACAAGAAACCGGCCTTCGCCCAGTTCCTTGATCGCTTCTTTGCAAAGGTGCAGGACGGATATGGCCGCACGCTGCAATCCACGCTGGCCGCGAAGCCGCTTGTGATCCTTTGTTTCGTCGGTGCGTTTGCCGTGATCGGCGGGCTTGCCCGTCAGGTGCCGAGCGAACTGGCACCGATTGAAGACCGCAGCATGCTGTTCCTCAATATCCGTTCGCCGGAAGGCGCCAGCTTCGATTTCATGCGTGCCCGTGCCCGCGAGATTGAAACGCAGGTTCTGCCCCTTGTCGAAAAGGGCGAACTGGAACGCTTGCTTGTGCGTGTGGAATCCGATGGCGGCTTCGGCTTCATCGTGATGAAACCGTGGGAAGAACGTCAGCGTTCGGCCGGTGAAATCGCCGAGGAGCTCCGCCAGAAGCTTGAAGCCAATGTGCCGGGCGTGCGCGCCATCCCGATCCAGACATCGGGCCTGTCGTCCTCACGCGGTGGCGGATCGGATTTCGAGCTTGTCGTTGGCGCCAATACCTACGAAGACCTCGGCCGTTACCGCGACGTCCTTTTCGAAGCCATCCAGAAGTATCCGGGGCTCACGAACGCCGATATCGATTACCGGGAAGACCAGCCGCAATATGCGGTGAAGATCGACCGCACCCGCGCCGCCGACATGGGCGTTTCGGTGCAGACCATCGGCTCAACGCTTGAAACCATGATGGGTGGCCGCCGTGTGACCACCTATGTGAATGACGGCGAGGAATATGACGTGATCCTGCAGGCTGAAGCGCAGGACCGCGAACAGCCGATGGATATGACCAACCTCTATGTGGCGGCGCAGGGCGAGGGCAACCAGCTTATTCCGCTATCGAACCTCGTAAGGGTCGAGGAAGTCTCGGGCTCGGCAGCCCTTCGCCGCTTCAACCGCGTACGGGCCCTGACTATCGAAGGCAACCTCGCACCTGGTTACAATATGGGCGAGGTGCTGGAAGA
The Gimibacter soli DNA segment above includes these coding regions:
- a CDS encoding carboxyl transferase domain-containing protein, whose protein sequence is MSQLKSTLDPASESFKANAAHMGALVDDLKSLSAKVAEGGSEAARAKHVARGKLLPRERVQTLLDPGSPFLELSALAAHNMYGEDIPAAGVITGIGRVAGRECVVVCNDATVKGGTYYPITVKKHLRAQEIAAENKLPCVYLVDSGGANLPNQDDVFPDRDHFGRIFYNQARMSGAGIPQIAVVMGSCTAGGAYVPAMADESIIVQNQGTIFLGGPPLVKAATGEVVSAEDLGGGDVHARVSGVADHLAKDDTHALGLARHIVGNLNRRKEMPVVTKAPVDPLYDPATLHGVIPKDVRQPYDVREVIARIVDGSHFDEFKKLYGETLVTGFAHIHGMPVGIVANNGVLFSESALKGAHFVELCCQRKIPLVFLQNITGFMVGRKYENGGIASDGAKMVTAVASANVPKFTVIIGGSFGAGNYGMCGRAYQPRFLWMWPNARISVMGGEQAAGVLATVKRDGIEAKGGQWSADEEEAFKAPIRDQYEAQGHPYYASARLWDDGVIDPADTRRVLALGLSAALNAPIEDTRFGVFRM
- a CDS encoding LysR family transcriptional regulator — encoded protein: MIDLYLLRYFLAVVETGSFTRAAERAFVTQPTLSSGIKKLEAELGTTLFDRSSKRVFLTDAGIRFLPRAKAILHECNLAVEAVRAVEEVPVLRLGLLGTLGNRQVEAFVAGYRERGPKVTLEIYDGTEQELLNRLDDRSLDYAISIWRGDDGHGAIRLGGEPYVFILPRDHKLAEREKLSATDLVEERMIVRSRCEVLSETSRYFTDHNVRPRLVYRTPNDSRAVAMVAAGVGGTVVPFSLADERVVAKPLEGFAYRRDLALLKPRYQPTPAIERVAGVLERWVTDFWG
- a CDS encoding efflux RND transporter periplasmic adaptor subunit, with the translated sequence MSRAKVYLSGLLVAVMAGSAWLLLSDPKGGEGQGRGMSAITVRAVPAEKRKFADIVEAIGTARSKESVVLMSRVSETVSKVLFDDGQLVEEGQLLVKLTDDEEKAAIEEAGAYLREAQQQYDRITDLVRRGNASTATLDNAKRQLDEAQARLDGAKARLNDRRIEAPFDGILGLRQVSEGSLITTTTPITTIDQIDVMKVDFSVPERFIAALKPGQSVDARVEAYQGETFSGKVTTVNSRVDPISRTIIVRAEVDNKDLRLRPGMLMSVELTSRTWDGLAVPEEAVVPTAGKDYVFVVENGLSNRKEVMLGLRRPGYVEITGGLGEGDLVVTEGTLRLGNDDVPVRLLGQAAEAEAGSNTVEAAQ
- a CDS encoding efflux RND transporter permease subunit translates to MILSEVSVKRPVFATVISLLLMAFGLLSFSKISVRELPDVDPPIVSISTDYPGANAAVIETRVTQLIENAIAGVAGIKLIESTSRDGQSNIDIEFNLDRDIDAAANDVRDRISRILDNLPEDTQPPEVSKADSDTRPIMYFNLTSPSMDTLQLTDFAERNIVDRLSVVDGVAAIRVTGSSRYAIRIHLSRQAMAARGVTIGDVEAALRSENIELPAGKIESVHRDTIVRINREYTRPEEFNEIVVRLSKDSGQGEFVRLGDIARVELGSERERQEFRGNGNPLVGIAVVKQSTANTVAVAEGVRQEVERIRQTLPESMRLLSSYDSSVFIERAIDEVYFTLTIAMSLVVLVLYLFLGNIRTVIVPAVTVPVCIIASFWALAATDVSINLITLLGLVLAIGLVVDDAIVVLENIYRRVEEGEPGLLAAYNGAKQVGFAVIATTLVLIGVFVPIMFLTGNVGRLFGELAITMSAAVGFSSIVALTLTPMMCSLFVRRRHKKPAFAQFLDRFFAKVQDGYGRTLQSTLAAKPLVILCFVGAFAVIGGLARQVPSELAPIEDRSMLFLNIRSPEGASFDFMRARAREIETQVLPLVEKGELERLLVRVESDGGFGFIVMKPWEERQRSAGEIAEELRQKLEANVPGVRAIPIQTSGLSSSRGGGSDFELVVGANTYEDLGRYRDVLFEAIQKYPGLTNADIDYREDQPQYAVKIDRTRAADMGVSVQTIGSTLETMMGGRRVTTYVNDGEEYDVILQAEAQDREQPMDMTNLYVAAQGEGNQLIPLSNLVRVEEVSGSAALRRFNRVRALTIEGNLAPGYNMGEVLEDMVALVRSEIPDATSIDYKGATREYVEAGSDIYFTFAMALVVVFLILAAQFESFVHPVVIMFTVPLAVMGGLLGLYLAGSTLNIYSQIGLIMLIGLAAKNGILIVEFANQLRDEGLEIRDALIGASKLRLRPILMTSLSTAMGAVPLMFASGAGSASRQTIGVVVFGGVIVSTIFTLYIVPVFYDMLAKYTKSPGFVAEKLKKQQHEEEGGTPTGAPAE